One Deltaproteobacteria bacterium genomic window, AGCAGGAGTCTCGAGGGCAAGACCATAGTAGTCCAGGGCCTGGGCGCTGTGGGCTACCCTCTGGTGGCGGAATACCTGGCTGCTGAAGAGGTGACCATTTACTGCGCCGACATCCGGGAGGAACAGGTCCACCGCCTCACGGGGCAATTTCCGGACAGGGTCAAGAGAATCGAGCCGCAGGAGGTGCTTACTTTCGAAGCAGACATCTTTATGCCCTGCGCTATCGGCGGAATTCTGGATGAAAAGGCCATTCAGGAGCTCAACTACAAGATAGTTTTTGGCGCCGCCAACAACCAGCTCAAGGCCGTGGAGCCGCAGGAGGAGATCAGGCTTGCCTCCTTGCTTGCTGAGCGGGGCATCCTTTTTCAGGTGGACTGGATCCACAATGCCGGCGGGGTGATTGCTGGCATGGAGGAGTACATGTACGGCGAGCAGGCAAGTGTGGCGCACATTATGGAAAAGACCGAGAAGGCCTGCAAGCTGGGAACCAGGGAGAATCTGGCTGCCGCCGCCCGGCAAGGTGTAACCCCCACCGAGAGAGCCTACCGCCACTATGCCAGGCTGATCTATCGGTAGAACCTGTCCGCAGTTCAGCTGCCGGGCAGCTGCTCAACGGAGCCCCTTGCCTGTTCGCCTTCAGGGCTCTTCAGTGGGACAGAGAAGAGTTTCATCTTTGAGGCTGTGGCCGAATCTGGCCAGGATATCGTTGACGCCCAGCTGCTTTTTCTGTTCGCCCGCCACCGCAAGTTGAATGCGGCCCTGATGCAGCATGATCATGCGGCTGCCGTAGCGCAGCGCCTGATGCATATTGTGGGTGACCATGAGGGTGGTCAACCTGTGCTCCCTTACCAGGCGGTCTGTCAGCTCCATGACTTTTTCGGCCATGCGGGGATCCAGGGCAGCCGTATGCTCGTCTAGCAGCAGTACGCGCGGCATGCTCAGGGTGGCCATGAGTACGGCCAATACCTGGCGCTGGCCGCCTGAGAGCAGTCCTACCTTGTCTCTCAGCCGGTCTTCCAGGCCCATGTCCAGAACGCTGAGGGCCTGGCGATAGCGGCTGCGCCGGGACCTGGTCACGCCCCAGCGCAGCCCCCTTTTCTTGCCGCGCAGTTCGGCAAGGCAGAGGTTTTCCTCGATGGTCATTTCTCCTGCTGTTCCCATGGCAGGATCCTGAAACACTCTCGCCAGGTACTTGGCCATGGAATATTCGGGCTCTCTGGTTACATCCTGCCCGTCCACCAGGATGCGGCCCTCGTCGGGCCGCAAAGTGCCGGCGATCACGTTCAAAAGAGTGCTCTTGCCCGCACCATTGGAGCCGATTATGGTGACAAAATCCCCTCTGGCCACTTCCAGGCTGAGGCAATCCAGGGCCTTTTTCTCATCCTGAGTGCCTCTGTTGAAAATTTTTGTGATGTTGTGGAGGGTGAGCATAATGGAGGTTGAAAATCAGACTCCTCTGAGCTTTAGTTTGCCTTCTTTGGGCCCCCGCAAGGCCGGAATGCCCAGGGCCAGAATCACCATGACGCCGGTGGCCAGCTTCAGATCAGTGGGGGCGAGGCCCAACCGCAGGCCCAGTGATATTATCAAGCGGTAAATCACCGAGCCAACGATGGCTGCAGTGGTGAGGCGGAACACAGTAGTCGGCTTGATCACAGTCTCGCCTATGATGATTGAGGCCAGGCCGGCAACGATCATGCCAATGCCCATGCCCACGTCGCTGAACCCCTGGTCCTGAGCTACGAGGGCCCCGGAGAGCGCCACCAGGGCATTGGAGAGGCCGAGGCCAAAGATGGTGGCGTTGTCAGTGTTGACGCCGAGGGAGCGAATCATCTGTTCATTGTCACCGGTAGCGCGCAGAGCGAGACCGTATTCCGTGTGCAGAAAGAGGTCAGTAACCAGTTTGCAGACCATGGTGACCAGGAAAAAGAAAATAATGACCGGCAGATAGCGGGATACCTGCATGGCCTCCATGGGGGAGAAGATGGTGGGCCTGTCCAGGAGCTGGATGTTGGCCCTGGCCATGATCCGCAGGTTGACCGAGTAGAGGATGGTCATCATGAGGATGCCGGCCAGCAGGCTGTTGATCTTCAGCCTGGTATTGAGAATGCCGGTGAGACAGCCGGCAATGAATCCCGCCATCAGGGCCACCAGAGCTGCAACCAGCGGATTTACCCCCTCTACGATCAAGCGGGCGGCCACTGCCCCGCCCAGAGGGAAGCTGCCATCAACAGTCAGGTCCGGGAAGGAGAGCACCCGGAAGGTAAGGGCTATGCCCAGAGCCACAAGGGCATAGGCCAGACCCTGCTCGAGGCTTATGGGAAGGATGCTGGTAAATATCATGGCAGCGGCAAAAACCAATGAACCGCGCCAGTGCCGGGGCTGAGCCAGTGGCGCGGTTCTGCTGGTATCTTATCAACGGTAAACTTTTTCAGCCTGGCGAATGTACTTGTCGGCAATAGCAAGGCCCTGTTTCCTGGCATTTACCAGACTCAGGTGCAGACTCAAATTTTCTGCATAGCCCGAGGGAATGTCGCCCGGCTTGGCCTCGCCCTTGAGAATCTTGGCTGCCTTTTTACCGGCGGCATAGCCCACCTGGTAGTAATTGAAGCCCAGGGCCACAGAAGCGCCCCGGGGCACGGAACCCACATCGCCGGCAAAAAGAGGAATCTTGTTCTGGTTGGCCACCTTGGCAACCGATCCCATGGCAGACACCACAGTGTTGTCTGAAGTGATGTAGATGGCGTCCACCCTGCCCACCAGAGACTGGGCCGCAGTATACACTTCGTTCGAATTGGATACGGTTACTTCCACCAGTTTGAGGCCCAGTTCAGCCATGGCCTTTTTGGTCTTGCCGATGTTGACCAGAGAATTGGCGTCGCCAGCGTTGTAAATGGTACCCCATTTATGAGCCGAAGGCAGCATCTCGTGGTACAGCTTGATCTGCATGTAGATGGGCCAGGCGTCAGAGACTCCGGTCACATTGCGGCCGTCTGGGCCCATTGTCTTGACCAGGCCGGCGTCCACCGGATCGGTAACCGAGGAATAGACAATGGGAATGTCCTTTATCACCTTGACCGCCGCCTGCGAGGTGGGGGTGGCGATGGCATGCACCAGATCTACCCGTTCGTCTCGAAACTTCTGGGCGATGGTCTGGGCATTGGACATTTCGCCCTGGGCGTTCTGGTAGTCGTATTTTACCGAAAGCCCGGCATCCTTGAGCGCCTGTTCGAAACCGCGCTGATCCTCTTCCAGGGCGGGGTGAGAAACAATAACTGTGACGCCAACCTTGTAGACTTTACTGGCAGCTTCGAGTCGGCCGCCATATGAAGCGGCAAGGAACAGGGAAGAGAGAAACAGGAAAAAAATTTTTTTCATTTGCGTCTCCTTTCGATTTGTTGCGTAA contains:
- a CDS encoding Glu/Leu/Phe/Val dehydrogenase family protein, translated to MHSNTLGINNGYHAIRAGGIRRHHPEAREMEVIIDGLNLSRAMSFKNAAADVPFGGSKITVQCQPVAADDLQAVGFLAYCLDRTRSVTGPDMGFTPELADVMKNKGYSRNIAGGYSTLGPTGRPTAYGVYLGLQEAVAFKYGSRSLEGKTIVVQGLGAVGYPLVAEYLAAEEVTIYCADIREEQVHRLTGQFPDRVKRIEPQEVLTFEADIFMPCAIGGILDEKAIQELNYKIVFGAANNQLKAVEPQEEIRLASLLAERGILFQVDWIHNAGGVIAGMEEYMYGEQASVAHIMEKTEKACKLGTRENLAAAARQGVTPTERAYRHYARLIYR
- a CDS encoding ABC transporter ATP-binding protein is translated as MLTLHNITKIFNRGTQDEKKALDCLSLEVARGDFVTIIGSNGAGKSTLLNVIAGTLRPDEGRILVDGQDVTREPEYSMAKYLARVFQDPAMGTAGEMTIEENLCLAELRGKKRGLRWGVTRSRRSRYRQALSVLDMGLEDRLRDKVGLLSGGQRQVLAVLMATLSMPRVLLLDEHTAALDPRMAEKVMELTDRLVREHRLTTLMVTHNMHQALRYGSRMIMLHQGRIQLAVAGEQKKQLGVNDILARFGHSLKDETLLCPTEEP
- a CDS encoding ABC transporter permease; the protein is MIFTSILPISLEQGLAYALVALGIALTFRVLSFPDLTVDGSFPLGGAVAARLIVEGVNPLVAALVALMAGFIAGCLTGILNTRLKINSLLAGILMMTILYSVNLRIMARANIQLLDRPTIFSPMEAMQVSRYLPVIIFFFLVTMVCKLVTDLFLHTEYGLALRATGDNEQMIRSLGVNTDNATIFGLGLSNALVALSGALVAQDQGFSDVGMGIGMIVAGLASIIIGETVIKPTTVFRLTTAAIVGSVIYRLIISLGLRLGLAPTDLKLATGVMVILALGIPALRGPKEGKLKLRGV
- a CDS encoding ABC transporter substrate-binding protein: MKKIFFLFLSSLFLAASYGGRLEAASKVYKVGVTVIVSHPALEEDQRGFEQALKDAGLSVKYDYQNAQGEMSNAQTIAQKFRDERVDLVHAIATPTSQAAVKVIKDIPIVYSSVTDPVDAGLVKTMGPDGRNVTGVSDAWPIYMQIKLYHEMLPSAHKWGTIYNAGDANSLVNIGKTKKAMAELGLKLVEVTVSNSNEVYTAAQSLVGRVDAIYITSDNTVVSAMGSVAKVANQNKIPLFAGDVGSVPRGASVALGFNYYQVGYAAGKKAAKILKGEAKPGDIPSGYAENLSLHLSLVNARKQGLAIADKYIRQAEKVYR